The following proteins are co-located in the Sphingobacteriaceae bacterium genome:
- the galE gene encoding UDP-glucose 4-epimerase GalE, with product METIIVTGGAGYIGSHTIIELLKNPSINIISIDNYCNSNAENYQRIEKITSKKIQYLDVDLCDKTRLFKTLNEVGNIQGIIHFAALKAVPESVSNPLLYYNNNLNSLLNLLAYCTEYNIENFIFSSSCSIYGNADQLPVTENTPIKKSESPYAHTKQIGEEMIQYVCRAYPHLNCVLLRYFNPVGAHMSGLIGELPIKPPNNLVPIITQTASGKNKLTVFGTDYNTRDGSCIRDYIHVSDIAAAHVNALFYLLDKKYSENISIFNLGTGNGVSVLEAIGSFEKVSGIKLNYTIGNRREGDVIAIYADNAKAINELQWKPKYNLDDMMLSAWKWQQNLNKEA from the coding sequence ATGGAAACAATAATAGTAACAGGCGGGGCAGGATACATTGGCTCACATACCATAATTGAACTTTTAAAAAATCCATCCATTAACATCATTTCCATTGATAATTATTGTAATTCAAACGCCGAAAATTATCAACGAATAGAAAAAATCACTTCGAAAAAAATTCAATATTTGGATGTTGATTTGTGTGATAAAACTCGTTTATTTAAAACTCTTAATGAGGTTGGTAACATCCAAGGAATTATTCATTTTGCTGCACTCAAAGCTGTTCCCGAAAGTGTCAGTAATCCGCTTCTCTACTATAATAATAATTTAAATTCGCTTTTAAATTTATTAGCTTATTGCACAGAATACAATATTGAAAATTTTATTTTCTCTTCGTCTTGTTCTATTTATGGTAATGCCGATCAGTTACCGGTTACCGAAAATACACCCATTAAAAAAAGTGAATCGCCTTATGCGCATACCAAACAAATTGGTGAAGAAATGATTCAATACGTATGCCGGGCTTACCCACATTTAAATTGTGTTTTACTAAGATATTTCAATCCGGTTGGTGCACACATGAGTGGATTAATTGGTGAATTACCAATCAAACCACCCAATAACCTTGTACCAATTATTACACAAACTGCTAGTGGAAAAAACAAATTAACCGTGTTTGGTACAGATTATAATACGCGAGACGGATCCTGCATCAGAGATTATATACACGTGAGTGATATTGCCGCAGCGCACGTAAACGCTTTGTTTTATTTATTGGATAAAAAATATTCTGAAAATATTTCAATATTCAATTTAGGAACCGGAAATGGAGTTTCAGTTTTGGAAGCCATAGGCTCTTTTGAAAAAGTGAGTGGAATTAAATTAAATTATACTATAGGAAACCGAAGAGAAGGAGATGTGATCGCTATTTATGCTGATAATGCAAAAGCAATAAATGAATTACAATGGAAACCGAAATATAATCTTGACGATATGATGTTAAGTGCCTGGAAGTGGCAACAAAACTTAAATAAAGAAGCCTAG
- a CDS encoding N-acetyl sugar amidotransferase: MRLFQSVTKFLTYLIPLLILLLIVKIRFKQKTGSQNIPNNSSQDLNSVFRKYQICTRCVMDTSDIAITFNAAGECNHCIEYLEKRINFKYNKGQSELKLNQLLSEIKASGKGKQFDVLVGLSGGLDSSYVAYLCKKLDLRVLAVHVDNGWNSKDSVQNIINITQKLNIAYDSYVLDWEEFKDVQLAFLKASVPEAETPSDIALLAALHHVANKYDIKYLISGGNLATEGILPKHWHYDAKDGKYFSAIYHKFGTQKLKKFPFFGFATEAYYKLVKKIKIIYLLNYVNYVKEEVTQTLKKEIDWHSYGQKHHESIYTKFIQSYYLFNKFGIDYRRATFSSRICTGDMKREDALLQLKTLPYDENKIQSDIEYVCKKLGIKTNEFHEIMKQPVKWYSDYPNNEKKLKFIYDMYRKIFKKEKLGNF, from the coding sequence ATGCGCTTGTTTCAAAGTGTCACAAAATTCTTAACGTACCTAATTCCTTTATTGATTCTTTTATTAATTGTTAAAATTCGCTTTAAGCAAAAAACCGGTTCTCAAAATATTCCAAACAATTCATCTCAGGATTTAAATTCTGTTTTTCGCAAATATCAAATTTGCACAAGATGCGTTATGGATACTTCAGATATAGCCATCACCTTTAATGCTGCAGGTGAATGTAATCATTGTATTGAATATTTAGAAAAACGCATAAATTTTAAGTATAACAAAGGACAAAGTGAATTAAAATTAAATCAATTATTGTCAGAAATTAAAGCCTCCGGCAAGGGTAAACAATTTGATGTACTTGTTGGCTTAAGCGGGGGCTTAGACAGTAGTTATGTGGCCTATTTATGCAAAAAACTTGATTTGCGTGTTTTAGCTGTTCATGTAGATAACGGTTGGAATTCAAAAGATTCAGTTCAAAACATCATTAACATCACACAAAAATTAAACATAGCCTATGATTCTTATGTATTAGATTGGGAAGAATTTAAAGATGTGCAATTAGCTTTTTTAAAAGCTTCTGTTCCGGAGGCAGAAACCCCATCCGACATTGCTTTATTAGCCGCACTTCACCACGTAGCAAATAAATACGATATTAAATACTTAATTAGCGGAGGTAATTTGGCAACTGAAGGTATATTGCCAAAACACTGGCATTATGATGCTAAAGACGGTAAATACTTTAGTGCTATTTATCATAAATTCGGAACTCAAAAATTAAAAAAATTTCCATTTTTCGGTTTTGCAACTGAAGCATATTATAAATTGGTAAAAAAAATCAAAATAATTTACTTATTAAATTATGTGAATTATGTAAAAGAAGAGGTAACTCAAACACTTAAAAAGGAAATTGATTGGCATAGTTACGGGCAAAAACACCACGAATCAATTTACACCAAATTTATTCAGTCTTATTATTTGTTTAATAAATTCGGAATAGATTATCGCAGAGCTACGTTTTCAAGCAGAATTTGCACCGGAGATATGAAAAGGGAAGATGCCCTTTTGCAATTGAAAACCTTGCCATACGATGAAAACAAAATACAAAGTGATATTGAATATGTGTGCAAAAAATTGGGCATTAAAACAAATGAATTTCACGAAATTATGAAACAACCTGTTAAATGGTATTCCGATTATCCGAACAATGAAAAAAAATTGAAATTTATTTATGACATGTACAGAAAAATATTCAAAAAAGAAAAATTGGGTAATTTTTAA
- a CDS encoding glycosyltransferase: MFYSIVIPTYNRGHIISHSIESVLSQSFNDFEVLIIDDGSTDDTENIVKSFSDSRIKYIKNENHGVAHARNTGIKLSSGKYIGFLDSDDVMENLHLQTAFDFINSKSNPEVIHLNFLWGSRDRSVVQKNELPKSSPEDVFKACSLHVNCLFILNDIAKNNLFNESKELMFAEDWDFFIKLAVRYQICYLDKTTTYLIDHEERSMRDFDEQKWKLRRDALILSLKQDEIIQKSYLHKIKVVEAHMNSLIAIGLAVKKNKIKTLKYLLLSIKQNVNDFFSLRTLAIIKHLLFTW, from the coding sequence TTGTTTTATAGCATTGTAATACCTACTTATAACCGCGGACACATAATCTCGCATAGTATAGAAAGCGTTTTAAGTCAATCTTTTAATGATTTCGAAGTGTTAATTATTGATGACGGAAGTACTGATGATACAGAGAACATCGTGAAATCATTTTCTGATTCACGCATTAAATATATTAAAAACGAAAATCATGGTGTTGCTCATGCCAGAAACACCGGCATTAAATTATCTTCAGGAAAATATATTGGCTTTTTGGACTCTGACGATGTGATGGAAAATTTGCATTTACAAACTGCATTTGATTTTATTAATTCTAAATCAAATCCGGAAGTAATCCATTTGAATTTTTTATGGGGCTCAAGAGATAGATCTGTAGTTCAGAAAAACGAGTTACCAAAATCAAGTCCCGAAGATGTTTTTAAAGCTTGTTCGCTACATGTAAATTGTTTATTTATTTTAAATGATATTGCTAAAAATAATTTATTTAATGAAAGTAAAGAGTTAATGTTTGCCGAAGATTGGGATTTTTTCATTAAACTAGCTGTTAGATATCAAATATGTTATCTTGATAAAACCACTACTTATTTAATCGATCATGAAGAAAGAAGTATGAGAGATTTTGATGAGCAAAAATGGAAACTTAGAAGAGATGCTCTTATTCTAAGTTTAAAGCAAGATGAAATTATTCAAAAATCATACCTACATAAAATTAAAGTGGTTGAAGCGCACATGAACTCTTTAATCGCAATTGGATTGGCTGTGAAAAAAAATAAAATAAAAACTTTGAAATATCTACTCCTATCCATTAAACAAAATGTAAATGACTTTTTCTCTTTAAGAACTTTAGCAATCATTAAACATTTACTATTTACTTGGTAA
- the asnB gene encoding asparagine synthase (glutamine-hydrolyzing) — MCGISGFIDFNRTSSAVVLYKMTDSMTHRGPDGSGYEYFETGSYQFGFGHRRLSIIDLSESGKQPMKFEHLWITFNGEIYNYREIKNELIKLNHKFIGYSDTEVILHSFAQWGISCIDKFIGMFAFAIYDTLSETVYCVRDRAGIKPFYYYWHDGLFLFASELKALHQHPNFKKEINTDAVAAFMQFGNVPTPHCIFKNCFKLKPGHFLVFNFKKKSLEISKYWNVYDSYNKPKLDISFTEAKLETEKILKSAFDYRMISDVPVGVFLSGGYDSTCLTAILQKGKTEKLKTFTIGVPDIGLNEAPYAKEIAEYLGTDHNEYQCTQEEALELISDLPYYYDEPFADSSAIPTTLVCKMAKKQVTVTLSADAGDEIFAGYNRYDFLMKHGKILNQMPGYLRKTSAKLMGLLPANKIPVLHKKYNFFNRYEKLKNLLHDPSPKNMMKSLSMQYNDLQLKQLLQNSFLEMNTAYLSDELLQDFYSPLSYMMAIDYQTYLCDDILQKVDRASMSQSIEGREPYLDHRIIEWAAQLPDNYKYNNGIKKYILKEITHQYIPEKLLDRPKMGFAIPIENWLTTNLKPQVLFYLNSDRIRTQKLFNVKEVHSLTKLFFEGKKEYATKIWHLLMFQMWYEKWMK, encoded by the coding sequence ATGTGTGGAATATCCGGCTTCATAGATTTTAATCGAACCTCTTCGGCTGTTGTTCTATATAAGATGACCGATTCTATGACTCATCGAGGACCGGATGGAAGCGGTTATGAGTATTTTGAAACCGGCAGTTATCAATTTGGTTTTGGGCATCGGCGCTTGTCCATTATTGATTTAAGCGAATCAGGTAAACAACCCATGAAGTTTGAGCATTTATGGATTACATTTAACGGAGAAATATATAATTATCGGGAAATTAAAAACGAACTGATTAAACTGAATCACAAATTTATTGGGTATTCAGATACAGAAGTTATTTTGCATTCCTTTGCTCAATGGGGTATTTCTTGTATCGATAAATTTATTGGCATGTTTGCCTTTGCAATTTACGATACCTTATCCGAAACCGTTTATTGCGTTAGAGATAGAGCGGGAATTAAACCCTTCTATTACTATTGGCATGATGGCTTGTTTCTTTTTGCTTCTGAATTAAAAGCATTGCATCAACACCCAAATTTTAAAAAAGAAATTAATACAGATGCTGTTGCTGCATTTATGCAATTTGGTAATGTTCCCACGCCGCACTGCATTTTTAAAAATTGTTTCAAACTTAAGCCCGGACATTTCTTGGTTTTCAATTTTAAAAAAAAATCACTTGAAATTTCAAAATATTGGAATGTATATGATTCGTATAATAAACCTAAGTTAGATATTTCCTTTACTGAAGCCAAATTAGAGACAGAAAAAATTTTGAAGTCTGCATTTGATTACCGCATGATTTCTGATGTTCCGGTTGGTGTTTTTTTAAGTGGGGGGTATGATAGCACATGCTTAACCGCAATACTTCAAAAAGGCAAAACAGAGAAATTAAAAACTTTTACAATAGGTGTGCCAGACATTGGATTAAATGAAGCTCCATATGCAAAAGAAATCGCCGAATATTTAGGCACTGATCATAACGAATATCAGTGTACACAAGAAGAAGCATTAGAATTGATTAGTGATTTACCTTATTATTACGATGAACCATTTGCCGATAGTAGTGCTATACCTACAACCTTAGTTTGTAAAATGGCTAAAAAACAAGTCACCGTAACTTTAAGTGCCGATGCGGGCGATGAAATTTTTGCCGGATATAATCGTTATGATTTCTTGATGAAACATGGTAAAATACTGAATCAAATGCCCGGATATTTAAGAAAAACTTCCGCAAAACTCATGGGTTTACTACCGGCAAATAAAATTCCTGTTCTTCATAAGAAATATAATTTTTTTAATCGATACGAAAAACTAAAAAATTTGCTGCATGACCCATCACCTAAAAATATGATGAAAAGTTTAAGTATGCAATATAATGACTTGCAATTAAAACAACTTTTACAGAATTCATTTCTGGAGATGAACACTGCATATTTATCTGACGAACTTTTACAAGATTTCTACTCTCCATTATCCTATATGATGGCTATCGATTATCAAACCTATTTGTGCGATGATATTCTACAAAAAGTAGACAGGGCCTCAATGAGTCAAAGTATAGAAGGTCGCGAACCTTATCTTGATCATAGAATTATTGAATGGGCGGCGCAATTGCCGGATAATTATAAATACAATAATGGAATTAAGAAATATATTCTGAAAGAAATAACACACCAATATATTCCAGAAAAATTATTAGATCGTCCGAAAATGGGATTTGCAATTCCAATTGAGAATTGGCTAACAACCAATCTCAAACCACAAGTATTATTTTACTTAAATTCAGATAGGATCAGAACACAAAAACTATTTAATGTGAAAGAAGTGCATAGTTTAACTAAATTATTTTTTGAAGGTAAAAAAGAGTATGCAACAAAAATCTGGCACTTATTGATGTTTCAAATGTGGTATGAAAAATGGATGAAATAG
- a CDS encoding glycosyltransferase: protein MELKKTTLNTLFITFDGLSDPLGQSQILPYLKGLANNNYNITILSCEKKERFSSESPNIREQLNQLGISWTYVFYDEKGGFLSRFLYLKQLKTLAKKEVAKNKISLTHCRSYLASIIGLYLKKKYQIPFIFDMRGFWADERIDGKIWSKTKAHQLLAYKYFKKKEKQLLRQSDAIISLTHNGQDYLEKTFPHKNILQKTTVIPCCVDLNIFNPTNLNSFKPKSKINPEDHLIISTGSVGTWYFTKEMIDCILVWKKYIPNIKLLILTRDTKELNKILENYNSHQKEIIITESALYHQVPNYLSLAKASIFFIKPAFSKIASSPTKMAECWAMNLPIITNSNIGDNNMYFNKYNGGVLIDDFNEANYRKACENYLKLTHTKNNYRNIALEHFNTQNAILKYASIYQSLSK, encoded by the coding sequence ATTGAGCTGAAAAAGACAACACTAAATACTTTATTTATAACTTTTGACGGATTAAGCGACCCTCTGGGTCAATCTCAAATATTACCTTATTTAAAAGGACTAGCGAATAACAATTACAACATAACAATTTTATCTTGCGAAAAGAAAGAACGGTTTAGTAGTGAATCACCCAATATTCGGGAGCAACTCAATCAATTAGGAATCAGTTGGACCTATGTTTTTTATGATGAAAAAGGCGGGTTTTTATCTCGATTTTTATATCTCAAACAACTGAAAACCTTGGCCAAAAAAGAAGTTGCAAAAAATAAAATTTCTTTAACCCATTGCCGAAGTTATTTGGCATCTATAATCGGGCTTTATCTTAAAAAAAAATATCAAATACCATTTATTTTTGACATGCGTGGTTTTTGGGCAGATGAAAGAATAGACGGTAAAATTTGGAGTAAAACTAAGGCGCACCAATTATTGGCTTATAAATATTTTAAAAAGAAAGAAAAACAATTACTCAGGCAATCGGACGCCATTATTTCGTTAACGCATAATGGTCAAGATTACCTCGAAAAAACCTTTCCACATAAAAACATCTTACAAAAAACAACGGTTATACCTTGTTGCGTGGACCTGAATATTTTTAATCCAACTAATTTAAATTCGTTTAAGCCAAAATCAAAAATTAATCCGGAAGATCATCTAATTATAAGCACCGGTTCGGTTGGAACCTGGTATTTTACCAAGGAAATGATTGATTGTATTTTGGTGTGGAAAAAATATATACCTAATATTAAGCTGCTAATTTTAACACGTGACACCAAAGAATTAAATAAAATTCTTGAAAATTATAATTCCCATCAAAAAGAAATTATAATTACCGAAAGTGCCTTATATCATCAGGTGCCTAACTATTTATCGCTTGCCAAAGCTTCCATTTTTTTTATTAAACCGGCCTTTTCAAAAATAGCCTCATCTCCAACCAAAATGGCCGAATGCTGGGCTATGAATTTGCCCATAATCACAAATAGCAATATTGGCGACAACAATATGTACTTCAATAAATACAATGGCGGGGTATTAATAGATGATTTTAATGAGGCTAATTACCGAAAAGCCTGTGAAAATTACCTGAAATTAACTCATACAAAAAATAATTATCGCAATATTGCTCTTGAACATTTTAACACACAAAATGCCATCTTAAAATACGCCTCCATTTATCAATCATTGAGTAAATGA
- the hutH gene encoding histidine ammonia-lyase, translating into MLFLINHNNRITIEEVEKFLTDESAEVRLAEETILEVKKGRDYLEAKLKSSKEPVYGINTGFGSLCNVIIPDNELGQLQENLVKSHACGTGKEVPLPVIKLMLFLKVRSLCYGKSGVKPETVNLLCELINHQIYPVIFQQGSLGASGDLAPLAHLSLPLLGLGKVNYKGEIISAADAFKKVGLKTIKLGAKEGLALLNGTQFMSAYGVYNIIQSKHLNKIADAIASVSLDAFYSKYDPFKANLHTIRAHAGQIETADSILSWLAGSEIGKLSKKQVQDPYSFRCIPQVHGATKDTLKFVTSVFETEINSVTDNPTIFPDSDEILSGGNFHGQPLALASDYLAIAMAELGSISERRIYLLISGQRELPAFLTKHPGLHSGFMIPQYTAAGIVSQNKQLCTPASVDSIVSSNGQEDHVSMGANAATKCYEVIQNIETILAIELMNAAQAIEFRKPIKSSVKIEKFLGSYRKTVPFVEYDEILHNLILLSKNFVAHVKL; encoded by the coding sequence ATGTTATTCCTGATCAATCATAACAACAGAATTACCATTGAAGAAGTTGAAAAATTTTTAACGGATGAATCTGCAGAAGTAAGATTAGCTGAAGAAACAATATTGGAAGTAAAAAAAGGGAGAGATTATTTAGAAGCCAAACTAAAATCGTCTAAAGAACCGGTGTATGGTATAAACACAGGTTTTGGTTCACTTTGCAATGTTATTATTCCCGACAACGAATTAGGACAGTTACAGGAAAACTTGGTTAAAAGTCATGCCTGTGGTACGGGTAAAGAAGTACCCCTACCGGTTATTAAATTAATGTTGTTTTTAAAAGTGAGATCCTTGTGTTATGGAAAGAGTGGCGTAAAACCGGAAACAGTTAATCTATTATGTGAATTAATCAATCATCAAATTTATCCGGTAATATTTCAGCAGGGTTCATTGGGAGCAAGTGGCGATTTAGCTCCCCTGGCTCACTTGAGTTTACCATTACTAGGTTTAGGTAAGGTAAATTATAAGGGAGAAATAATAAGTGCGGCAGACGCATTTAAAAAAGTTGGATTAAAAACTATCAAGCTTGGCGCCAAAGAGGGCCTGGCTCTTTTAAATGGCACGCAGTTTATGAGTGCATATGGTGTTTATAATATCATCCAATCAAAACACTTAAATAAAATAGCAGATGCAATTGCTTCCGTTTCTTTGGATGCGTTTTATTCAAAGTACGATCCATTTAAAGCGAATTTACATACCATACGGGCGCATGCGGGGCAAATTGAAACCGCCGATTCTATCTTAAGCTGGTTAGCGGGTAGTGAAATAGGAAAATTATCCAAAAAGCAAGTTCAAGATCCTTACTCTTTCCGTTGCATTCCGCAGGTGCATGGCGCTACAAAAGATACTTTAAAATTTGTGACTTCCGTTTTTGAAACAGAAATTAATTCTGTTACGGATAATCCAACTATTTTTCCGGACTCAGATGAAATATTGAGTGGGGGTAATTTTCATGGTCAACCATTGGCATTAGCCAGTGATTATTTAGCCATAGCCATGGCTGAACTAGGTAGCATTTCTGAGCGAAGAATATATTTGTTAATCAGTGGTCAAAGAGAATTGCCGGCATTTTTAACCAAACATCCCGGTTTACATTCCGGTTTTATGATTCCGCAATACACAGCAGCAGGCATTGTTAGTCAGAATAAACAATTATGTACGCCCGCAAGTGTAGATAGTATTGTTTCCAGTAATGGACAAGAAGATCATGTAAGTATGGGTGCGAATGCTGCCACTAAATGTTATGAGGTGATTCAAAATATTGAAACCATATTGGCTATTGAGTTGATGAATGCAGCCCAGGCCATAGAATTCCGCAAACCGATAAAATCTTCTGTTAAAATTGAAAAATTTCTGGGCAGTTATAGAAAAACTGTTCCCTTTGTTGAATACGATGAAATTTTACATAACCTTATTTTATTATCCAAAAATTTTGTTGCCCATGTTAAGCTTTAA